In the Scyliorhinus torazame isolate Kashiwa2021f chromosome 4, sScyTor2.1, whole genome shotgun sequence genome, one interval contains:
- the LOC140411311 gene encoding probable G-protein coupled receptor 139, translated as MLETFNSVKEIYYLTLAIIGVPVNVLAIVILIRRKCGLSTCTTRYLVAMATADLMVIVTEVFLWRVRHYYFPRSFLDTTHVCRVNTLLRRAATDCSVWFTVTFSFDRFVAICCLKLSRKYCTGKTATVVLATTGILLCLKNIPLYFTQEPAEVIINVPWGCSTKPSYFTNPTWVGFDWFDTALTPFVPFVLILLLNSLTVKHILVASRVRKGLRGQGKGENQSDPEMESRRKSVILLITISGSFILLWLMYVIHFFYYSIAELNMLKHHDSLYIFSQVGYMLVNLSCCTNTFIYGVTQSMFRKQVMNALKYPVTSISQLINK; from the coding sequence TTAATGTCCTGGCGATTGTGATCTTGATCCGGCGAAAGTGCggcctctccacctgcaccactcgctatctcgtggccatggcaacggcggatctgatggtcattgtcactgaGGTCTTCCTGTGGAGGGTAAGACATTATTATTTCCCACGGTCTTTCTTGGACACCACCCATGTGTGTAGAGTTAACACTTTGCTCCGCCGTGCAGCCACAGActgctctgtctggttcaccgtcactttctcctttgatcgatttgtagcTATTTGCTGCCTCAAGCTGAGCAGAAAATATTGCACTGGGAAAACTGCGACTGTGGTTCTAGCAACAACCGGCATTCTGCTTTGTTTAAAGAATATACCGCTCTACTTTACACAGGAACCTGCGGAGGTAATCATCAACGTACCATGGGGGTGTTCTACAAAACCAAGCTATTTTACTAATCCCACATGGGTAGGATTTGACTGGTTTGACACCGCTTTAACCCCATTTGTCCCATTTGTTTTAATCCTGTTGCTTAACTCTTTGACAGTGAAGCACATTTTAGTGGCCAGTAGAGTCCGCAAGGGACTTAGGGGTCAGGGTAAGGGAGAGAAtcagagtgacccagagatggagagcagacggAAATCGGTGATTCTACTCATCACCATATCCGGTAGCTTCATACTTCTGTGGCTAATGTACGTTATACACTTCTTTTATTATAGCATTGCAGAATTAAATATGTTGAAACACCATGATTCTTTATATATCTTCAGTCAAGTTGGATATATGCTGGTCAATTTAAGTTGCTGCACCAACACGTTTATTTATGGGGTGACTCAATCAATGTTTAGAAAGCAGGTCATGAATGctttgaaatatccggttacatcaatatcTCAATTAATAAATAAGTAA